Proteins encoded in a region of the Triplophysa dalaica isolate WHDGS20190420 chromosome 10, ASM1584641v1, whole genome shotgun sequence genome:
- the rubcn gene encoding run domain Beclin-1-interacting and cysteine-rich domain-containing protein isoform X1 → MEISKESEEGERRWEHWKLLSNLKTTVEGLLSTNNPNVWSRYGGLQRLHKDMNNILGHGLKHEQVYYKQKDYWRFVWCVRYLCPHLARHVEQFSQLEPVLTSGMQCFGEGFKAERWLLHSLQSHILSAQLKPLLHHRANIQKYYNNGAFLLSEPHVSAMFQCLEAVEQNNPRLLALIDTVRLSHLKESPSLGLLKSQSMCLLPGATGSWKTADDSQCRRLTEIPSTPHSTNSSDSLPSTTTQRAPWVCGRNQSPPDTGIPHIAFTEPTSPAPADIRDCGEADLDDGPEYLAIGNLGKHRRRDSSSSTQSSEHQEAKGSTHMALAPPPARRCSFSEAQKNMGRSTRGHIRSLSDTGISHKLKNGEGHRKISIIIEDPVAESVMDTPCSKSCGPFSPQIGDSSTHSSLYMESNGFHDTSIPDGLFRRPSEGQSLISYLSEQDFGSCADLEKENAHFSICESLIAAIELMKCNMRRPHDEAEEEGDSDSEIQQLKQKIRLRRQLIRRSRLQPPTAASHHGVPSVDSAGSRRSSQDSFHPSDSGSDREVEDIELRDGSEGQSLLAVSQIGLSLSLASLFSDADIKRSVTSSSRSFLSSESISPSMLQSNSAESVAMGLLRQFEGMQLPAASELDWLVPEQDAPQKLLPIPDSLPISPDDGEHADIYKLRIRVRGNLEWAPPRPQIIFNIHPAPKRKVEVTKQNYRCAGCGTRIDPDYIKRLRYCEYLGRFFCQCCHENAQALLPGKILRKWDFSKSYVSNFARDLLAKIAGDPLFNLHDINSTLYKKMKALDTVRALREQLNHMKNLLKTCRLSKEVLDQFDTLPGHLTEDLHLFSLNDLTAVRSGSLAPRLRDLLRLGSSHVTDCVLCQAKGFICEFCGNEKDIIFPYELNKCLRCDECRACYHKTCFKSGKECPRCKRLAVRRERMARKNMEEQEDGEQQASGT, encoded by the exons ATGGAAATATCGAAGGAGTCGGAAGAGGGCGAGCGCAG ATGGGAACACTGGAAGCTTCTGTCTAATCTGAAGACCACCGTTGAAGGGCTGCTGTCAACCAACAATCCCAATGTGTGGTCTCGCTATGGGGGTCTTCAGCGCCTGCACAAGGACATGAATAATATCCTGGGTCATGGCCTGAAACATGAACAG GTTTACTACAAACAAAAAGACTACTGGCGTTTTGTGTGGTGCGTGCGGTACCTCTGTCCTCATCTGGCCCGTCATGTAGAACAG TTCAGTCAGTTGGAGCCTGTGTTGACCAGTGGCATGCAGTGTTTCGGGGAGGGTTTTAAAGCTGAACGCTGGCTCTTACACAGTCTACAAAGTCACATCTTATCTGCACAGCTCAAGCCGCTACTTCACCACAGAGCAAATATACAGAAATACTACAACA ATGGGGCATTCCTTTTGAGCGAGCCACATGTGAGTGCAATGTTCCAGTGTCTGGAGGCGGTGGAGCAGAATAACCCGCGACTGTTGGCCCTCATCGACACTGTCCGG CTTTCGCACTTGAAAGAGTCTCCATCCCTGGGTTTGCTAAAGAGTCAGAGTATGTGTTTGCTGCCAGGGGCGACAGGAAGTTGGAAAACTGCAGACGACTCGCAGTGCCGCAGACTGACGGAGATTCCCAGCACCCCACACTCCACTAACAGCTCAG ATTCTTTGCCGTCCACCACCACGCAGAGGGCGCCATGGGTGTGTGGACGAAATCAGAGCCCCCCGGACACGGGAATACCTCACATCGCCTTTACAGAACCCACGTCACCCGCTCCGGCTGATATCCGCGACTGCGGGGAAGCGGATCTGGATGACGGTCCAGAATATCTTGCAATCGGTAATCTGGGGAAGCACAGACGACGGGACTCATCCAGCTCCACTCAAAGCAGTGAACACCAAGAAGCAAAGGGCTCCACCCACATGGCTTTGGCTCCACCTCCAGCACGACGTTGCTCTTTCTCAGAGGCTCAGAAGAACATGGGGCGGAGCACCAGGGGACACATACGGTCTCTGTCCGATACGGGCATCTCTCACAAACTAAAAAATG GAGAGGGTCACAGGAAAATCAGCATAATTATCGAGGACCCTGTCGCAG AATCGGTTATGGATACACCATGTTCGAAGAGCTGTGGTCCATTTTCACCTCAGATCGGTGATAGCAGCACTCACAGTTCTCTCTATATGGAGTCTA ATGGTTTCCATGACACCAGTATCCCGGACGGTTTATTTCGCAGACCCTCCGAGGGTCAGAGTCTGATCAGTTACCTCTCAGAACAAGACTTCGGCAGCTGTGCTGATCTGGAAAAG GAGAACGCCCACTTCAGTATCTGTGAGTCTCTGATAGCCGCCATTGAGCTGATGAAGTGTAACATGCGCAGGCCGCATGATGAGGCGGAGGAAGAGGGCGATAGCGACTCTGAGATTCAACAACTCAAACAAAAGATCCGCCTGCGCAGACAACTAATACGACGCAGCCGACTGCAGCCCCCGACTGCTGCTTCACATCACG GTGTTCCATCTGTTGACAGCGCCGGCTCACGCAGGAGTTCCCAGGATTCCTTTCACCCCTCTGACTCCGGCTCAGACAGAGAAGTGGAGGACATTGAGCTCCGAG ATGGCAGTGAAGGTCAATCCCTGCTGGCGGTATCTCAGATCGGACTATCCCTGTCGCTCGCGTCCCTGTTTTCAG ATGCGGATATCAAACGCAGTGTAACATCCAGCAGTAGATCTTTCCTCAGTTCAGAGTCCAT TTCTCCATCAATGTTACAGTCTAACTCAGCCGAGTCAGTGGCTATGGGTCTCCTCCGACAGTTTGAGGGCATGCAGCTTCCTGCTGCCTCTGAGCTGGACTGGCTGGTCCCAGAACAGGATGCCCCTCAGAAG cTTCTTCCAATACCAGATTCTCTTCCAATATCTCCTGACGACGGCGAACACGCAGACATTTACAAACTACGCATCCGGGTCCGAGGAAATCTGGAGTGGGCTCCCCCGAGACCACAGATCATATTCAACATTCATCCGGCTCCAAA GAGGAAAGTTGAGGTCACCAAGCAGAACTACCGCTGTGCTGGATGCGGCACTCGAATCGATCCAG ACTACATCAAGCGTTTGAGGTACTGTGAGTATTTGGGCCGGTTCTTCTGTCAGTGCTGTCATGAGAACGCACAGGCTCTGCTGCCAGGAAAGATCCTTAGGAAGTGGGACTTCAGTAAAAGCTACGTCAGCAACTTTGCTAGAGATTTACTGGCCAAGATCGCTGGAGACCCTCTTTTCAACCTGCATGACATCAACAGCACCCTGTACAAGAAAATGAAAGCCCTGGATACAGTGCGA GCACTGAGAGAACAGCTAAACCACATGAAGAATCTATTAAAAACTTGTCGTTTGTCTAAAGA GGTGTTGGATCAGTTCGACACGCTTCCAGGACATCTTACAGAAGACTTGCACCTCTTTTCTCTCAATGACCTCACCGCTGTACGCAGCGGCAGCTTAGCCCCGAGGCTACGAGACCTGCTCCGCCTTGGCTCCAGCCACGTCACAGACTGTGTG CTCTGCCAAGCCAAGGGCTTCATTTGTGAGTTCTGTGGAAATGAGAAGGACATTATCTTCCCCTACGAGCTGAACAAGTGCCTGCGTTGTGATG aaTGTCGTGCATGCTATCATAAGACATGTTTCAAAAGTGGAAAGGAGTGTCCTCGCTGTAAGAGACTGGCAGTGAGAAGGGAGCGCATGGCTCGTAAGAACATGGAGGAACAGGAGGACGGAGAGCAGCAGGCAAGCGGGACCTAG
- the rubcn gene encoding run domain Beclin-1-interacting and cysteine-rich domain-containing protein isoform X3 has translation MEISKESEEGERRWEHWKLLSNLKTTVEGLLSTNNPNVWSRYGGLQRLHKDMNNILGHGLKHEQVYYKQKDYWRFVWCVRYLCPHLARHVEQFSQLEPVLTSGMQCFGEGFKAERWLLHSLQSHILSAQLKPLLHHRANIQKYYNNGAFLLSEPHVSAMFQCLEAVEQNNPRLLALIDTVRLSHLKESPSLGLLKSQSMCLLPGATGSWKTADDSQCRRLTEIPSTPHSTNSSDSLPSTTTQRAPWVCGRNQSPPDTGIPHIAFTEPTSPAPADIRDCGEADLDDGPEYLAIGNLGKHRRRDSSSSTQSSEHQEAKGSTHMALAPPPARRCSFSEAQKNMGRSTRGHIRSLSDTGISHKLKNGEGHRKISIIIEDPVAESVMDTPCSKSCGPFSPQIGDSSTHSSLYMESNGFHDTSIPDGLFRRPSEGQSLISYLSEQDFGSCADLEKENAHFSICESLIAAIELMKCNMRRPHDEAEEEGDSDSEIQQLKQKIRLRRQLIRRSRLQPPTAASHHGVPSVDSAGSRRSSQDSFHPSDSGSDREVEDIELRDADIKRSVTSSSRSFLSSESISPSMLQSNSAESVAMGLLRQFEGMQLPAASELDWLVPEQDAPQKLLPIPDSLPISPDDGEHADIYKLRIRVRGNLEWAPPRPQIIFNIHPAPKRKVEVTKQNYRCAGCGTRIDPDYIKRLRYCEYLGRFFCQCCHENAQALLPGKILRKWDFSKSYVSNFARDLLAKIAGDPLFNLHDINSTLYKKMKALDTVRALREQLNHMKNLLKTCRLSKEVLDQFDTLPGHLTEDLHLFSLNDLTAVRSGSLAPRLRDLLRLGSSHVTDCVLCQAKGFICEFCGNEKDIIFPYELNKCLRCDECRACYHKTCFKSGKECPRCKRLAVRRERMARKNMEEQEDGEQQASGT, from the exons ATGGAAATATCGAAGGAGTCGGAAGAGGGCGAGCGCAG ATGGGAACACTGGAAGCTTCTGTCTAATCTGAAGACCACCGTTGAAGGGCTGCTGTCAACCAACAATCCCAATGTGTGGTCTCGCTATGGGGGTCTTCAGCGCCTGCACAAGGACATGAATAATATCCTGGGTCATGGCCTGAAACATGAACAG GTTTACTACAAACAAAAAGACTACTGGCGTTTTGTGTGGTGCGTGCGGTACCTCTGTCCTCATCTGGCCCGTCATGTAGAACAG TTCAGTCAGTTGGAGCCTGTGTTGACCAGTGGCATGCAGTGTTTCGGGGAGGGTTTTAAAGCTGAACGCTGGCTCTTACACAGTCTACAAAGTCACATCTTATCTGCACAGCTCAAGCCGCTACTTCACCACAGAGCAAATATACAGAAATACTACAACA ATGGGGCATTCCTTTTGAGCGAGCCACATGTGAGTGCAATGTTCCAGTGTCTGGAGGCGGTGGAGCAGAATAACCCGCGACTGTTGGCCCTCATCGACACTGTCCGG CTTTCGCACTTGAAAGAGTCTCCATCCCTGGGTTTGCTAAAGAGTCAGAGTATGTGTTTGCTGCCAGGGGCGACAGGAAGTTGGAAAACTGCAGACGACTCGCAGTGCCGCAGACTGACGGAGATTCCCAGCACCCCACACTCCACTAACAGCTCAG ATTCTTTGCCGTCCACCACCACGCAGAGGGCGCCATGGGTGTGTGGACGAAATCAGAGCCCCCCGGACACGGGAATACCTCACATCGCCTTTACAGAACCCACGTCACCCGCTCCGGCTGATATCCGCGACTGCGGGGAAGCGGATCTGGATGACGGTCCAGAATATCTTGCAATCGGTAATCTGGGGAAGCACAGACGACGGGACTCATCCAGCTCCACTCAAAGCAGTGAACACCAAGAAGCAAAGGGCTCCACCCACATGGCTTTGGCTCCACCTCCAGCACGACGTTGCTCTTTCTCAGAGGCTCAGAAGAACATGGGGCGGAGCACCAGGGGACACATACGGTCTCTGTCCGATACGGGCATCTCTCACAAACTAAAAAATG GAGAGGGTCACAGGAAAATCAGCATAATTATCGAGGACCCTGTCGCAG AATCGGTTATGGATACACCATGTTCGAAGAGCTGTGGTCCATTTTCACCTCAGATCGGTGATAGCAGCACTCACAGTTCTCTCTATATGGAGTCTA ATGGTTTCCATGACACCAGTATCCCGGACGGTTTATTTCGCAGACCCTCCGAGGGTCAGAGTCTGATCAGTTACCTCTCAGAACAAGACTTCGGCAGCTGTGCTGATCTGGAAAAG GAGAACGCCCACTTCAGTATCTGTGAGTCTCTGATAGCCGCCATTGAGCTGATGAAGTGTAACATGCGCAGGCCGCATGATGAGGCGGAGGAAGAGGGCGATAGCGACTCTGAGATTCAACAACTCAAACAAAAGATCCGCCTGCGCAGACAACTAATACGACGCAGCCGACTGCAGCCCCCGACTGCTGCTTCACATCACG GTGTTCCATCTGTTGACAGCGCCGGCTCACGCAGGAGTTCCCAGGATTCCTTTCACCCCTCTGACTCCGGCTCAGACAGAGAAGTGGAGGACATTGAGCTCCGAG ATGCGGATATCAAACGCAGTGTAACATCCAGCAGTAGATCTTTCCTCAGTTCAGAGTCCAT TTCTCCATCAATGTTACAGTCTAACTCAGCCGAGTCAGTGGCTATGGGTCTCCTCCGACAGTTTGAGGGCATGCAGCTTCCTGCTGCCTCTGAGCTGGACTGGCTGGTCCCAGAACAGGATGCCCCTCAGAAG cTTCTTCCAATACCAGATTCTCTTCCAATATCTCCTGACGACGGCGAACACGCAGACATTTACAAACTACGCATCCGGGTCCGAGGAAATCTGGAGTGGGCTCCCCCGAGACCACAGATCATATTCAACATTCATCCGGCTCCAAA GAGGAAAGTTGAGGTCACCAAGCAGAACTACCGCTGTGCTGGATGCGGCACTCGAATCGATCCAG ACTACATCAAGCGTTTGAGGTACTGTGAGTATTTGGGCCGGTTCTTCTGTCAGTGCTGTCATGAGAACGCACAGGCTCTGCTGCCAGGAAAGATCCTTAGGAAGTGGGACTTCAGTAAAAGCTACGTCAGCAACTTTGCTAGAGATTTACTGGCCAAGATCGCTGGAGACCCTCTTTTCAACCTGCATGACATCAACAGCACCCTGTACAAGAAAATGAAAGCCCTGGATACAGTGCGA GCACTGAGAGAACAGCTAAACCACATGAAGAATCTATTAAAAACTTGTCGTTTGTCTAAAGA GGTGTTGGATCAGTTCGACACGCTTCCAGGACATCTTACAGAAGACTTGCACCTCTTTTCTCTCAATGACCTCACCGCTGTACGCAGCGGCAGCTTAGCCCCGAGGCTACGAGACCTGCTCCGCCTTGGCTCCAGCCACGTCACAGACTGTGTG CTCTGCCAAGCCAAGGGCTTCATTTGTGAGTTCTGTGGAAATGAGAAGGACATTATCTTCCCCTACGAGCTGAACAAGTGCCTGCGTTGTGATG aaTGTCGTGCATGCTATCATAAGACATGTTTCAAAAGTGGAAAGGAGTGTCCTCGCTGTAAGAGACTGGCAGTGAGAAGGGAGCGCATGGCTCGTAAGAACATGGAGGAACAGGAGGACGGAGAGCAGCAGGCAAGCGGGACCTAG
- the rubcn gene encoding run domain Beclin-1-interacting and cysteine-rich domain-containing protein isoform X2 — translation MEISKESEEGERRWEHWKLLSNLKTTVEGLLSTNNPNVWSRYGGLQRLHKDMNNILGHGLKHEQVYYKQKDYWRFVWCVRYLCPHLARHVEQFSQLEPVLTSGMQCFGEGFKAERWLLHSLQSHILSAQLKPLLHHRANIQKYYNNGAFLLSEPHVSAMFQCLEAVEQNNPRLLALIDTVRLSHLKESPSLGLLKSQSMCLLPGATGSWKTADDSQCRRLTEIPSTPHSTNSSDSLPSTTTQRAPWVCGRNQSPPDTGIPHIAFTEPTSPAPADIRDCGEADLDDGPEYLAIGNLGKHRRRDSSSSTQSSEHQEAKGSTHMALAPPPARRCSFSEAQKNMGRSTRGHIRSLSDTGISHKLKNESVMDTPCSKSCGPFSPQIGDSSTHSSLYMESNGFHDTSIPDGLFRRPSEGQSLISYLSEQDFGSCADLEKENAHFSICESLIAAIELMKCNMRRPHDEAEEEGDSDSEIQQLKQKIRLRRQLIRRSRLQPPTAASHHGVPSVDSAGSRRSSQDSFHPSDSGSDREVEDIELRDGSEGQSLLAVSQIGLSLSLASLFSDADIKRSVTSSSRSFLSSESISPSMLQSNSAESVAMGLLRQFEGMQLPAASELDWLVPEQDAPQKLLPIPDSLPISPDDGEHADIYKLRIRVRGNLEWAPPRPQIIFNIHPAPKRKVEVTKQNYRCAGCGTRIDPDYIKRLRYCEYLGRFFCQCCHENAQALLPGKILRKWDFSKSYVSNFARDLLAKIAGDPLFNLHDINSTLYKKMKALDTVRALREQLNHMKNLLKTCRLSKEVLDQFDTLPGHLTEDLHLFSLNDLTAVRSGSLAPRLRDLLRLGSSHVTDCVLCQAKGFICEFCGNEKDIIFPYELNKCLRCDECRACYHKTCFKSGKECPRCKRLAVRRERMARKNMEEQEDGEQQASGT, via the exons ATGGAAATATCGAAGGAGTCGGAAGAGGGCGAGCGCAG ATGGGAACACTGGAAGCTTCTGTCTAATCTGAAGACCACCGTTGAAGGGCTGCTGTCAACCAACAATCCCAATGTGTGGTCTCGCTATGGGGGTCTTCAGCGCCTGCACAAGGACATGAATAATATCCTGGGTCATGGCCTGAAACATGAACAG GTTTACTACAAACAAAAAGACTACTGGCGTTTTGTGTGGTGCGTGCGGTACCTCTGTCCTCATCTGGCCCGTCATGTAGAACAG TTCAGTCAGTTGGAGCCTGTGTTGACCAGTGGCATGCAGTGTTTCGGGGAGGGTTTTAAAGCTGAACGCTGGCTCTTACACAGTCTACAAAGTCACATCTTATCTGCACAGCTCAAGCCGCTACTTCACCACAGAGCAAATATACAGAAATACTACAACA ATGGGGCATTCCTTTTGAGCGAGCCACATGTGAGTGCAATGTTCCAGTGTCTGGAGGCGGTGGAGCAGAATAACCCGCGACTGTTGGCCCTCATCGACACTGTCCGG CTTTCGCACTTGAAAGAGTCTCCATCCCTGGGTTTGCTAAAGAGTCAGAGTATGTGTTTGCTGCCAGGGGCGACAGGAAGTTGGAAAACTGCAGACGACTCGCAGTGCCGCAGACTGACGGAGATTCCCAGCACCCCACACTCCACTAACAGCTCAG ATTCTTTGCCGTCCACCACCACGCAGAGGGCGCCATGGGTGTGTGGACGAAATCAGAGCCCCCCGGACACGGGAATACCTCACATCGCCTTTACAGAACCCACGTCACCCGCTCCGGCTGATATCCGCGACTGCGGGGAAGCGGATCTGGATGACGGTCCAGAATATCTTGCAATCGGTAATCTGGGGAAGCACAGACGACGGGACTCATCCAGCTCCACTCAAAGCAGTGAACACCAAGAAGCAAAGGGCTCCACCCACATGGCTTTGGCTCCACCTCCAGCACGACGTTGCTCTTTCTCAGAGGCTCAGAAGAACATGGGGCGGAGCACCAGGGGACACATACGGTCTCTGTCCGATACGGGCATCTCTCACAAACTAAAAAATG AATCGGTTATGGATACACCATGTTCGAAGAGCTGTGGTCCATTTTCACCTCAGATCGGTGATAGCAGCACTCACAGTTCTCTCTATATGGAGTCTA ATGGTTTCCATGACACCAGTATCCCGGACGGTTTATTTCGCAGACCCTCCGAGGGTCAGAGTCTGATCAGTTACCTCTCAGAACAAGACTTCGGCAGCTGTGCTGATCTGGAAAAG GAGAACGCCCACTTCAGTATCTGTGAGTCTCTGATAGCCGCCATTGAGCTGATGAAGTGTAACATGCGCAGGCCGCATGATGAGGCGGAGGAAGAGGGCGATAGCGACTCTGAGATTCAACAACTCAAACAAAAGATCCGCCTGCGCAGACAACTAATACGACGCAGCCGACTGCAGCCCCCGACTGCTGCTTCACATCACG GTGTTCCATCTGTTGACAGCGCCGGCTCACGCAGGAGTTCCCAGGATTCCTTTCACCCCTCTGACTCCGGCTCAGACAGAGAAGTGGAGGACATTGAGCTCCGAG ATGGCAGTGAAGGTCAATCCCTGCTGGCGGTATCTCAGATCGGACTATCCCTGTCGCTCGCGTCCCTGTTTTCAG ATGCGGATATCAAACGCAGTGTAACATCCAGCAGTAGATCTTTCCTCAGTTCAGAGTCCAT TTCTCCATCAATGTTACAGTCTAACTCAGCCGAGTCAGTGGCTATGGGTCTCCTCCGACAGTTTGAGGGCATGCAGCTTCCTGCTGCCTCTGAGCTGGACTGGCTGGTCCCAGAACAGGATGCCCCTCAGAAG cTTCTTCCAATACCAGATTCTCTTCCAATATCTCCTGACGACGGCGAACACGCAGACATTTACAAACTACGCATCCGGGTCCGAGGAAATCTGGAGTGGGCTCCCCCGAGACCACAGATCATATTCAACATTCATCCGGCTCCAAA GAGGAAAGTTGAGGTCACCAAGCAGAACTACCGCTGTGCTGGATGCGGCACTCGAATCGATCCAG ACTACATCAAGCGTTTGAGGTACTGTGAGTATTTGGGCCGGTTCTTCTGTCAGTGCTGTCATGAGAACGCACAGGCTCTGCTGCCAGGAAAGATCCTTAGGAAGTGGGACTTCAGTAAAAGCTACGTCAGCAACTTTGCTAGAGATTTACTGGCCAAGATCGCTGGAGACCCTCTTTTCAACCTGCATGACATCAACAGCACCCTGTACAAGAAAATGAAAGCCCTGGATACAGTGCGA GCACTGAGAGAACAGCTAAACCACATGAAGAATCTATTAAAAACTTGTCGTTTGTCTAAAGA GGTGTTGGATCAGTTCGACACGCTTCCAGGACATCTTACAGAAGACTTGCACCTCTTTTCTCTCAATGACCTCACCGCTGTACGCAGCGGCAGCTTAGCCCCGAGGCTACGAGACCTGCTCCGCCTTGGCTCCAGCCACGTCACAGACTGTGTG CTCTGCCAAGCCAAGGGCTTCATTTGTGAGTTCTGTGGAAATGAGAAGGACATTATCTTCCCCTACGAGCTGAACAAGTGCCTGCGTTGTGATG aaTGTCGTGCATGCTATCATAAGACATGTTTCAAAAGTGGAAAGGAGTGTCCTCGCTGTAAGAGACTGGCAGTGAGAAGGGAGCGCATGGCTCGTAAGAACATGGAGGAACAGGAGGACGGAGAGCAGCAGGCAAGCGGGACCTAG